From the Malus domestica chromosome 17, GDT2T_hap1 genome, one window contains:
- the LOC139187483 gene encoding uncharacterized protein isoform X2: MLDFVRLDFLPLRFVGVFSILLDLWHGVSPYHHQWKIRVCGGDFRRISSWIAEIILIRRGGTGNWSGDLARFSTGDKDLDDSRRKLITEVNVNMLLPISPFLYILNDLIRVLGFFI, translated from the exons ATGTTGGATTTTGTGAGGTTGGATTTCTTACCTCTAAGATTTGTTG GTGTTTTCTCTATATTGTTAGATCTGTGGCACGGTGTGTCTCCATATCACCACCAATGGAAG ATTCGTGTTTGTGGAGGTGATTTTAGACGGATTTCAAGCTGGATTGCAGAGATAA TTTTGATCAGAAGAGGAGGCACAGGCAACTGGTCAGGAGACTTGGCTCGATTTTCGACGGGGGACAAAGATTTAGAT GATTCTAGACGGAAATTAATCACAGAGGTCAACGTCAACATGTTGCTTCCAATTTCTCCCTTTCTATATATTTTGAATGATTTAATAAGGGTGTTAGGCTTTTTTATTTAG
- the LOC139187483 gene encoding uncharacterized protein isoform X1, producing the protein MLDFVRLDFLPLRFVGVFSILLDLWHGVSPYHHQWKIRVCGGDFRRISSWIAEIILIRRGGTGNWSGDLARFSTGDKDLDVYSASICPFLCVIQFNVLCFHETKCVVVILIFNSLDACASLYDLAYLIDNKAVQLHIQ; encoded by the exons ATGTTGGATTTTGTGAGGTTGGATTTCTTACCTCTAAGATTTGTTG GTGTTTTCTCTATATTGTTAGATCTGTGGCACGGTGTGTCTCCATATCACCACCAATGGAAG ATTCGTGTTTGTGGAGGTGATTTTAGACGGATTTCAAGCTGGATTGCAGAGATAA TTTTGATCAGAAGAGGAGGCACAGGCAACTGGTCAGGAGACTTGGCTCGATTTTCGACGGGGGACAAAGATTTAGATGTATACTCTGCTTCTATTTGCCCATTTCTTTGTGTAATTCAATTCAATGTGCTTTGTTTTCATGAAACTAAATGCGTTGTAGTGATACTAATATTCAATTCTCTAGATGCATGTGCTTCTCTTTATGATCTAGCATATTTGATAGATAATAAAGCTGTACAATTGCACATTCAATAA